A single Denticeps clupeoides chromosome 7, fDenClu1.1, whole genome shotgun sequence DNA region contains:
- the LOC114794263 gene encoding proteasome activator complex subunit 3-like, which translates to MSSLLKVDSEVKTKVDAFRERISGEAENLVASFFPQKLLELDSLLKEPILHIHDLKEIHSEIDLTVPDPVLLTNSHDGVEVNAKKRKLEVGLEEDMCQGTKVFVMPGGMLKSNGQLVDLIERVKPEIRTLIEKCNTVKMWVQLLIPRIEDGNNFGVSIQEETVAELRTVEGEAASYLDQISRYYITRAKLVSKIAKYPHVEDYRRTVTEIDEKEYISLKIIVSELRNQYVTLHDMILKNIEKIKRPRSSNTDALY; encoded by the exons ATGTCTTCACTCCTCAAAGTAGACAGCGAGGTCAAAACCAAG GTGGATGCGTTCAGGGAGCGGATCTCGGGAGAA GCTGAAAACCTGGTGGCAAGTTTCTTCCCACAGAAGTTGTTAGAACTTGACAGTTTGTTGAAG GAGCCTATTCTACATATACACGATCTGAAGGAAATCCATTCAGAAATTGATCTGACTGTCCCAGACCCAGTACTTCTGACTAACAGTCATGATGGAGTAGAGGTG AATGCTAAAAAGAGGAAACTAGAAGTTGGACTTGAAGAGGATATGTGTCAAG GCACAAAGGTGTTTGTTATGCCTGGAGGCATGCTGAAGAGCAACGGTCAGCTGGTGGACCTGATTGAGCGAGTGAAGCCAGAGATCCGCACTCTTATTGAGAAATGCAACACG GTCAAAATGTGGGTACAGTTGCTCATTCCCCGAATAGAGGATGGTAATAACTTTGGTGTGTCCATCCAG GAGGAGACCGTTGCAGAACTCAGAACTGTAGAGGGAGAAGCAGCTTCGTATTTGGATCAAATCTCCAG ATATTACATTACCAGAGCAAAATTGGTTTCGAAAATTGCCAAATACCCACACGTG GAAGATTACCGACGCACTGTTACTGAAATTGATGAGAAGGAATATATCAGCCTTAAGATAATTGTATCGGAGCTCCGAAATCAATAT GTTACTTTGCATGATATGATTCTGAAAAACATCGAAAAAATCAAGAGGCCTCGAAGCAGCAACACAGATGCCCTCTACTGA
- the aoc2 gene encoding retina-specific copper amine oxidase, which produces MVAQASTSLIKCVLVVLLLISLIVNIVLICLNSGRAPKCQAHSPQTPRAAHTDHSLIFADLTPEEYHKVRDYMWERKDMMISRSPLAAANETFIFLIDLALPKKAAALDYLDRKGAKPRREASVVVFHGAQGYIKEYTVGPLDGQLQHRDVTREKYKTDTLNINSRPVTIGEYAQIFSFLDRAVFQKVEKILKESFNYGKENKLNPFEGMPRGVKSGDRRTWISFFRDMSGMYIHPVGFEVLINHESANQSKWSVEKVMYNGQYFDTIEEFRDKYDANQIKKIVHEKLDNYASLKPRSAPTGVGPQQFYPQGQRFSVKNNQVVYLHWTFAFGLSSLTGMRVFDVRFRGERIAYELSVQEAMSVYGSVTPGMMLTKFLDSSIGIGRFAHELVRGVDCPYAATYVDTYRYIDTAAVQRFRKSVCVFEHDTGRPLRRHFSDFFHNKYGGVANSALVFRTITAIGNYDYMWDFIFYQSGSVEARVHATGYISSSFKVDGSLKYGHQVAKNTLGNIHTHFLNFKVDLDVLGVKNVFQTKDMTYVDVPLPWMPERRAKIPQLVENQLKTEQEAALRYGTTIPRYLHVASNKTNRWGHQRSYRLQVISFSGDHLPETEPEEKSMSWARYKVAITKHKDSEQTSSSLYSQNDMWSPMVDFSKFIEDNESIENEDLVAWVTAGFLHIPHAEDIPNTVTVGNGGGVILRPHNYFDEDPSILSPDGVYFEPGSETSCEYNKLACLKDEVCSPSIDPFTYHGFEGVMKFDEK; this is translated from the exons ATGGTGGCGCAAGCGTCGACCTCGCTCATCAAGTGCGTCCTCGTCGTCCTTCTGCTCATCTCGCTCATCGTTAACATAGTTCTGATATGCCTCAACTCGGGCAGGGCGCCCAAGTGCCAGGCGCACTCGCCCCAGACGCCCAGAGCCGCGCACACTGACCACAGTCTCATCTTCGCGGACCTGACGCCGGAGGAGTACCACAAGGTCCGGGACTACATGTGGGAGCGGAAAGACATGATGATCTCACGGTCGCCCCTCGCAGCGGCCAACGAGaccttcatcttcctcatcgACCTCGCGCTGCCGAAGAAAGCCGCCGCGCTCGACTACTTGGACAGAAAAGGCGCGAAGCCGCGCAGGGAAGCGTCGGTGGTGGTGTTTCACGGCGCGCAGGGGTACATCAAGGAGTACACGGTGGGACCCCTGGACGGGCAGCTGCAGCATCGCGACGTGACTCGAGAGAAGTACAAAACGGACACCCTGAACATCAACTCCCGTCCCGTCACCATCGGCGAGTACGCGCAGATCTTCTCGTTCCTGGACCGCGCGGTATTTCAGAAAGTGGAGAAGATTCTCAAGGAGAGCTTCAACTACGGCAAGGAGAACAAGTTGAACCCCTTCGAGGGCATGCCCAGGGGGGTCAAGTCGGGGGACAGGCGGACGTGGATCTCCTTCTTTCGGGACATGAGCGGGATGTACATCCACCCGGTCGGGTTTGAGGTGCTGATCAACCACGAGAGCGCGAATCAGTCCAAATGGTCCGTCGAGAAGGTGATGTACAACGGGCAGTACTTCGACACCATCGAGGAGTTCAGGGACAAATACGATGCGAACCAAATCAAGAAAATCGTCCACGAGAAACTGGACAATTACGCGTCGCTGAAGCCCCGCAGCGCGCCCACCGGAGTGGGACCCCAGCAGTTCTACCCGCAGGGCCAACGCTTCAGCGTGAAGAACAACCAGGTCGTTTACCTCCACTGGACCTTCGCGTTCGGCTTGAGCTCCCTGACGGGCATGCGGGTCTTCGACGTCCGGTTCCGGGGGGAGAGGATCGCGTACGAACTCAGCGTCCAGGAGGCCATGTCGGTGTACGGGTCGGTCACGCCGGGGATGATGCTCACCAAGTTCCTGGACTCCAGCATCGGCATCGGCAGGTTCGCCCACGAGCTGGTGCGTGGGGTCGACTGCCCGTACGCCGCGACCTACGTGGACACGTACCGGTACATCGACACGGCCGCCGTGCAGAGGTTCCGGAAGTCCGTCTGCGTCTTCGAGCACGACACCGGGCGCCCGCTGCGCCGCCACTTCTCCGACTTCTTCCACAACAAGTACGGCGGCGTGGCCAACAGTGCGCTGGTCTTCAGGACCATCACCGCCATCGGCAACTACGACTACATGTGGGACTTCATCTTCTACCAGTCCGGCTCGGTGGAGGCCCGGGTTCACGCCACCGGCTACATATCTTCCTCCTTCAAGGTCGACGGCAGCTTGAAGTACGGCCACCAGGTCGCCAAGAACACGCTGGGCAACATCCACACCCACTTCCTCAACTTCAAAGTGGACCTGGATGTGCTGG GGGTCAAAAATGTGTTCCAGACCAAAGACATGACCTATGTGGATGTGCCATTGCCATGGATGCCTGAGAGGAGAGCCAAAATTCCACAGCTGGTAGAGAACCAGCTGAAAACCGAGCAAGAAGCAGCCCTGCGCTACGGCACTACAATTCCCCGCTACCTGCATGTGGCCAGCAACAAGACCAACCGCTGGGGTCACCAGCGCTCCTACAGGCTTCAGGTGATCAGCTTTTCTGGGGATCACCTTCCAGAAACCGAACCAGAGGAGAAATCCATGTCCTGGGCAAG gTACAAGGTGGCCATCACCAAGCACAAAGATTCGGAGCAGACCAGCAGTAGCCTCTACAGTCAGAACGACATGTGGTCTCCTATGGTGGATTTCAGCAAGTTTATTGAAGATAATGAGTCCATAGAAAATGAG GATTTAGTTGCATGGGTAACAGCCGGGTTCCTTCACATCCCTCATGCTGAGGACATTCCCAACACAGTCACGGTCGGGAATGGTGGTGGTGTCATTTTGAGACCGCATAACTACTTTGACGAAGACCCATCAATCTTATCACCTGATGGTGTGTACTTTGAGCCTGGTTCAGAGACCAGCTGTGAGTACAACAAGTTGGCTTGCTTGAAGGATGAAGTATGTTCTCCCAGTATAGATCCATTCACTTATCATGGCTTTGAAGGGGTCATGAAATTTGATGAAAAGTAA
- the g6pc1b gene encoding glucose-6-phosphatase b, whose protein sequence is MDTIHRYGVSSTQYLQVHYPNMQDWFLFISAVADLRTTFLVFFPVWFHFQAATGVKLVWVAVVGDWLNLVCKWVLFGERPYWWVQETFFYGNSTVPQIKQFPMTCETGPGSPSGHAMGAAGVYHAMISSLASIILKCNGNGRCIKAVLWALFWCIQISVCLSRVFIAAHFPHQVIAGVLAGVAVAKAFDRVIWIHGARFRSYVQTTLLLIIVALGLYVLLDAAAVDPLWSLAKARKWCARPEWVRLETTPFASLLRNTGTLFGLGLALNLPLVDQAATECGYVVRGVAPFRLACAGASLPLLHVLDSFRPQVHTQLLFYLLSFCKSATMPLATIGVVPYCVDRAFSVVRTLSKHPRK, encoded by the exons ATGGACACTATCCACAGATACGGCGTGAGCAGCACTCAGTACCTGCAGGTCCACTACCCAAATATGCAGGACTGGTTTCTTTTCATCTCTGCCGTGGCCGACCTGCGTACCACTTTCCTCGTCTTCTTCCCTGTGTGGTTCCACTTTCAGGCAGCCACTGGTGTCAAGCTGGTGTGGGTGGCAGTGGTGGGAGACTGGCTTAACCTGGTTTGTAAATG GGTTCTGTTTGGTGAACGTCCCTATTGGTGGGTCCaagaaacctttttttatgGCAACTCAACTGTCCCACAAATCAAGCAGTTCCCCATGACCTGTGAGACTGGCCCAG GAAGTCCATCAGGGCATGCCATGGGAGCTGCTGGGGTCTACCATGCCATGATTTCGTCACTTGCTTCCATTATTCTCAAGTGCAACGGGAATGGAAG GTGCATAAAAGCTGTGCTCTGGGCCCTTTTCTGGTGCATACaaatctctgtctgtctctctcgaGTCTTCATTGCAGCCCATTTCCCCCATCAGGTTATTGCTGGAGTTCTGGCAG GGGTTGCAGTTGCCAAGGCCTTTGACAGAGTCATTTGGATCCATGGTGCCAGGTTCCGAAGTTATGTCCAAACCACCCTTTTGCTGATAATTGTTGCCTTGGGTCTCTATGTGCTGCTGGATGCTGCTGCCGTCGACCCGCTCTGGAGCCTGGCGAAGGCTCGAAAGTGGTGTGCACGACCTGAGTGGGTACGACTGGAAACCACTCCGTTTGCCAGCCTCCTGCGCAACACTGGGACCCTGTTTGGTCTTGGCCTGGCCCTGAACCTGCCCCTGGTGGACCAGGCTGCTACAGAGTGCGGATATGTGGTTAGAGGTGTCGCCCCCTTCAGGCTGGCCTGCGCAGGAGCCAGTCTTCCACTCCTTCACGTCCTGGACTCATTCAGGCCACAAGTGCACACACAGTTACTGTTCTACCTGCTGTCATTTTGCAAGAGTGCCACCATGCCCTTAGCCACCATTGGTGTTGTGCCTTACTGTGTAGACCGAGCATTTAGTGTGGTCCGCACACTAAGCAAGCACCCCCGAAAGTGA